One window of the Oncorhynchus clarkii lewisi isolate Uvic-CL-2024 chromosome 19, UVic_Ocla_1.0, whole genome shotgun sequence genome contains the following:
- the LOC139374404 gene encoding mitochondrial antiviral-signaling protein-like has protein sequence MMSSFTRDKLSLHLRRRMGVFVSRVKATELMANLPCLTPSDKEEIQAKKDFSGNYAAMQLLLDYVQKRMNWPEELMSALELLEHQDLADELRAEWNKHNQNNPYPPSAAATTAVRTHVQPIPSTSSEGSPCSLVLPGQPAPPEVAAPPEASLPPEVAPEVLPPPVVAAQPEAPPRSVPKAPMAGSSSEHAPKAAVSPEIASEAAPSPVAAPQAEPQAAPLSLVSVEEPTVISEPPASSQPGPIETVSLEDNLCHSDAPTQIALSETTPTLSGSHLIPVVSEITPTLPVSHLALSQTESTPTPAALATFQSPERRPVQDTSPHTVKVPTFHQEAVENSDPTQVTEDEQHTEPSQSQHFATAPADTSMNEDDVHFSKPEVLRSEVMDSQPYSGDSTRLQRSVSDLVLATADVNSPVVIPDPVTTSTPLPCQENGVPEEIIEPLSHNEPQEDTYESPCLSSLGDQEVLFNVVHVSEDASIQNNDGQTPSMLGIVVHMSEEPSIWNQDDQTQSMLGNNDVGVSGTPLPVQNHNSQSQITPLSGSNALDLSSGPNQHGQSPGLIMIVNGQDASPSTKHPDAPPPAPTGLIVNGSSSAENRHPLEPMGAEVMMEARAVPELKQEGAIGERYYLLGAAVVAVSLFMAWRMRN, from the exons ATGATGTCGTCGTTCACCCGTGATAAACTGTCTTTGCACCTACGGCGCAGAATGGGGGTGTTTGTGAGCAGAGTGAAAGCCACAGAGCTCATGGCCAATCTCCCTTGCCTTACACCTTCTGACAAG GAGGAGATCCAGGCCAAGAAGGACTTTTCTGGTAACTATGCAGCCATGCAACTCCTGCTGGACTATGTACAGAAGAGAATGAACTGGCCAGAAGAGTTGATGTCAGCCCTGGAGCTGTTGGAGCATCAGGATCTGGCTGATGAACTGAGGGCAGAGTGGAACAAACACAACCAGAACA ATCCCTACCCTCCTTCAGCTGCTGCTACCACCGCAGTCAGGACCCATGTTCAACCAATTCCTTCTACCAGCTCTGAGGGGTCGCCATGTTCTCTGGTCCTCCCAGGTCAGCCAGCCCCACCAGAGGTAGCTGCCCCACCTGAGGCTTCACTCCCTCCTGAAGTAGCCCCAGAGGTTTTGCCACCTCCTGTAGTGGCTGCCCAGCCAGAAGCCCCCCCAAGATCAGTTCCCAAGGCTCCCATGGCTGGCTCCTCTTCAGAACATGCTCCCAAAGCAGCAGTGAGCCCTGAAATAGCCTCAGAGGCAGCACCTTCTCCTGTTGCTGCCCCTCAGGCAGAGCCCCAGGCAGCCCCTCTGTCTCTTGTCTCAGTGGAGGAGCCCACAGTGATCTCTGAACCTCCAGCCTCATCCCAGCCTGGTCCTATTGAAACCGTCAGTCTGGAGGACAACTTGTGTCATAGTGATGCTCCAACACAGATAGCCCTGTCTGaaaccactcctaccttgtctgGTTCACACCTAATCCCAGTTGTATCTGAAATCACTCCCACGTTGCCTGTCTCACACCTAGCCCTGTCCCAAACTGAATCCACCCCCACCCCTGCTGCCTTGGCCACATTCCAGTCCCCTGAGAGACGGCCAGTTCAGGACACCTCGCCACACACAGTCAAAGTGCCTACCTTCCACCAGGAGGCTGTGGAGAACTCTGATCCAACACAG GTGACTGAAGATGAGCAACACACTGAGCCATCTCAGAGCCAGCACTTCGCCACGGCCCCAGCGGATACCTCCATGAATGAGGATGACGTGCACTTTAGCAAGCCTGAAGTCCTCCGCAGTGAGGTCATGGACAGCCAGCCATACTCAGGAGACTCAACGCGTCTACAGAGGTCTGTGTCAGACCTTGTACTTGCTACAGCTGATGTGAACAGTCCTGTTGTGATCCCCGACCCCGTCACTACTTCCACCCCTCTTCCATGTCAGGAGAATGGAGTTCCTGAGGAAATAATAGAACCCCTGTCCCATAACGAGCCCCAAGAGGACACCTACGAGTCCCCCTGCCTGAGCTCCCTGGGGGACCAGGAGGTGCTGTTCAATGTTGTTCACGTGTCTGAGGACGCGTCCATCCAGAACAACGACGGCCAGACACCGAGCATGCTGGGTATTGTAGTCCACATGTCTGAGGAGCCATCTATCTGGAATCAAGATGACCAAACACAGAGCATGCTGGGTAATAATGATGTGGGTGTGTCTGGAACCCCCCTACCAGTTCAGAACCACAACAGCCAATCTCAGATcacacctctctctggatctaacGCCCTTGACCTGTCGTCTGGTCCAAACCAGCACGGCCAATCTCCGGGTCTGATTATGATCGTTAACGGCCAAGACGCCAGCCCCTCAACCAAACATCCTGAtgctcctcctccagctcctaCTGGCCTCATCGTCAACGGCTCTTCCTCGGCTGAGAACCGTCATCCACTGGAGCCTATGGGGGCAGAGGTCATGATGGAGGCTAGAGCTGTTCCTGAACTGAAGCAGGAGGGAGCAATAGGAGAGAGATACTATCTTCTGGGGGCTGCTGTAGTGGCCGTCTCGCTGTTCATGGCCTGGAGGATGAGGAATTAA